In a genomic window of Stegostoma tigrinum isolate sSteTig4 chromosome 43, sSteTig4.hap1, whole genome shotgun sequence:
- the LOC125448880 gene encoding gastrula zinc finger protein XlCGF8.2DB-like, whose translation MRPRAVVLRIAAIEGAVGESGEGCSQQAMAFLRSPMLMATILNGDQRFSELTVEKGLTSYTDWKTLHIVCELQLIVNLEGQEDSDATEKPWKCADCGKGFTCPSKLETHRRTHTGERPFTCSVCGKEFSQSSNLALHQRVHTGEKPYSCSLCGKRFTQSYNLALHRRVHTGERPFTCSVCGKGFINSSNLVSHQRVHTEEKPFSCISCGMSFRLSSTLLKHQRVHTEEKPFSCADCGKSFRHSGSLTVHQRIHTGERPFTCSACGKGFTDSCQLLRHQRVHTGERPFICSECGKGFIDSSQLLKHQRVHK comes from the exons ATGCGGCCTCGGGCAGTTGTGTTGCGGATCGCAGCGATTGAGGGCGCTGTCGGTGAGTCAGGGGAGGGCTGCAGCCAGCAAG CCATGGCGTTTCTTCGAAGCCCCATGTTGATGGCGACCATCTTGAATGGCGATC AGCGTTTCAGTGAACTGACTGTGGAAAAAGGTTTAACCAGTTACACAGACTGGAAAACGTTGCACATTGTGTGTGAACTTCAACTGATCGTCAACCTGGAAGGGCAAGAGGACAGCGATGCCACGGAGAAACCGTGGAAGTGTGCGgactgtggaaagggattcacgtGTCCATCAAAGCTGGAAACTCATCGACGcactcacactggggagaggccgttcacctgctcagTCTGTGGGAAGGAATTCTCTCAGTCCTCCAACCTGGCATtgcaccagcgggttcacaccgGAGAGAAGCCGTACAGCTGCTCTTTGTGCGGGAAAAGATTCACTCAGTCGTACAACCTCGCGTTACACaggcgagttcacactggggagaggccattcacatGCTccgtgtgtgggaaaggattcattaATTCATCCAACCTGGTGTCACACCAACGAGTTCACACCGAGGAGAAACCATTCAGCTGCATCTCTTGCGGAATGAGCTTCAGGCTTTCATCCACTCTGCTGAAACACCAGCGAGTGCACACTGAGGAGAAACCATTCAGCTGTGCTGACTGTGGTAAAAGCTTCAGGCATTCGGGCAGCCTCACTGTACACCAgcgcattcacactggggagaggccattcacctgctccgcaTGTGGAAAGGGCTTCACCGATTCGTGCCAATtgttgagacaccagcgagttcacactggggagaggccttTCATCTGCTCAGAGTGTGGGAAGGGGTTCATTGATTCATCGCAACTGTTaaaacaccagcgagttcacaagTGA